The Phoenix dactylifera cultivar Barhee BC4 chromosome 17, palm_55x_up_171113_PBpolish2nd_filt_p, whole genome shotgun sequence genome contains a region encoding:
- the LOC103719402 gene encoding splicing factor-like protein 1: MGKQRVSVDQNSPIEIGCDDEHADVENQEPGEEDNLSEEEFCEEEPDEEPHKEEPNEEEKPCEEELNQEEEPGEEEYTERETCDGKPTESEPSEALYNEPGEEHSSPNDCSNNEKHQLNSSHSSSEKKRRSADRLEKQVEKRQKQDHDSKPEFYASPSGTDPQDKPSNLIDEVISSKEQENSGSSGKKRPRRWDTKSEADGAAFDGGVMATKKRKKRWVIDDSQLKMLGPLKLPDFVNWPLTETLIDPEIQKLNAQLLEINQKLKARELVDDQKLITKLIEKRQKIISELIQRNPTFKPPMDYKPAKLYRKLYIPVEEYPGYNFLGLIIGPRGHTQKRMEKETGARILVRGKGSAKGRKVQQHTDAKYDPSENEDLHVYIEADTQQSLDAAVQLVEKLLVPVEEEMNEHKHAQLRELAELKGKVREDSSSRNEKAAFQTNVSCNICSDVAHLTAACPLTGSAPGARTNEHQVSFLAELGGDGISFSNGLPVSSSTVPWTPNPASHSVPASSGKPFKEIDESKLFVGYLPRSVNTNKLIELFSPFGRISEAVVIKDKKAGLSKGYGFVRYTDPTFAAEAVRNMHGYRIEGKMLAVRVAGCPPPTVNTNLEPGQPPSIIRLPTYPSSAAIAQRNPHVLDWPGPRGAMQPEAFDSFPKNSSFVSHIGPVSEKSPVSYGASGQIPVLTSVISAPMTASREFEQFLSYVRGFNSQDYLYQSFPFEVLPSPQVHFTRSFGSHHRPFLPVIPH; this comes from the coding sequence ATGGGGAAGCAGAGAGTTTCAGTTGATCAGAACTCTCCCATCGAAATTGGCTGTGATGATGAACATGCTGATGTTGAGAATCAGGAGCCTGGCGAGGAAGACAACCTGTCTGAAGAAgaattttgtgaagaagaaCCAGATGAAGAGCCACATAAGGAAGAACCAAATGAAGAAGAGAAACCTTGTGAAGAAGAACTTAACCAGGAGGAGGAACCTGGTGAAGAAGAATATACTGAGAGGGAAACCTGTGATGGCAAGCCCACTGAATCAGAACCAAGTGAGGCATTATACAATGAACCTGGTGAGGAACATTCATCACCTAATGATTGCAGCAATAATGAAAAACACCAGCTAAATTCTTCTCACTCCAGTtctgagaagaaaagaagatcaGCAGATAGATTGGAAAAGCAAGTAGAAAAGAGGCAGAAACAGGACCATGACTCAAAGCCAGAGTTTTATGCCAGTCCTAGTGGCACTGATCCCCAGGACAAGCCCAGTAACTTGATTGATGAGGTAATCAGTTCAAAAGAACAGGAAAATTCAGGGAGCTCTGGTAAGAAAAGACCACGTAGATGGGATACAAAGTCAGAAGCTGATGGGGCAGCATTTGATGGTGGTGTTATGGCTActaagaagaggaaaaaaagatgGGTCATCGATGACAGCCAGTTAAAGATGCTGGGTCCTCTAAAGCTTCCTGATTTTGTCAATTGGCCTCTAACTGAAACTCTAATTGATCCGGAAATCCAGAAGTTGAATGCTCAGCTTCTTGAAATAAACCAGAAGTTGAAGGCACGAGAACTTGTTgatgatcaaaagttgattacaAAGCTCATAGAGAAGAGGCAGAAGATCATTTCAGAGTTAATTCAGAGGAATCCTACTTTTAAACCTCCTATGGATTACAAGCCTGCGAAGCTCTACAGGAAGCTGTATATACCAGTAGAAGAATACCCTGGCTACAACTTTCTTGGCCTTATAATCGGTCCCCGCGGGCATACACAAAAGAGAATGGAGAAGGAGACTGGAGCTAGGATTCTTGTACGAGGTAAAGGTTCAGCCAAGGGAAGAAAGGTCCAGCAGCATACGGATGCAAAATATGACCCATCTGAGAATGAAGACCTGCATGTCTACATTGAGGCCGACACCCAGCAGTCTTTGGATGCTGCAGTGCAGTTGGTGGAGAAGCTACTGGTTCCTGTGGAAGAAGAAATGAATGAGCACAAGCATGCTCAGCTAAGAGAGCTTGCTGAGTTGAaaggaaaagtcagagaggacaGTTCGAGTAGAAATGAAAAGGCAGCATTCCAAACCAATGTGTCGTGCAATATCTGTAGCGATGTGGCACATCTTACTGCTGCTTGCCCTTTGACAGGATCAGCCCCAGGGGCACGGACAAATGAGCATCAGGTTAGCTTTCTTGCAGAGCTCGGAGGTGATGGAATCTCCTTCTCTAATGGCCTACCAGTTAGTAGTTCCACGGTACCCTGGACGCCAAACCCAGCTTCGCATTCTGTACCAGCATCTAGCGGCAAGCCCTTCAAAGAGATTGATGAATCTAAACTATTCGTGGGTTATCTTCCCCGGTCTGTGAATACTAATAAGCTAATAGAGCTTTTTTCACCTTTCGGACGCATCAGTGAAGCAGTGGTAATCAAGGACAAAAAAGCAGGTTTAAGTAAAGGATATGGTTTTGTTAGGTATACTGATCCTACCTTTGCTGCTGAGGCAGTGAGAAATATGCATGGATACAGGATTGAGGGGAAGATGCTTGCTGTTCGAGTAGCAGGATGCCCTCCACCTACTGTCAATACCAACTTAGAGCCAGGGCAGCCTCCAAGCATTATCCGTTTGCCGACTTATCCAAGTTCTGCAGCCATTGCTCAAAGGAACCCTCATGTGCTGGATTGGCCAGGTCCTCGAGGAGCTATGCAACCTGAAGCTTTTGATTCTTTTCCTAAGAACAGCAGCTTTGTTTCACATATTGGTCCTGTGAGTGAAAAGTCCCCTGTATCCTATGGTGCTTCTGGCCAAATTCCAGTCCTGACTTCTGTCATTTCTGCTCCTATGACAGCATCCAGGGAATTTGAGCAATTTCTCAGTTACGTGAGAGGTTTTAATTCTCAGGATTATCTGTATCAGTCATTTCCTTTTGAAGTTCTGCCTTCCCCACAGGTTCATTTTACTAGGTCTTTTGGCAGCCACCACAGGCCTTTCCTTCCTGTAATACCACATTAA